Proteins co-encoded in one Vibrio aquimaris genomic window:
- a CDS encoding AMP-dependent synthetase/ligase encodes MAYIDFHIVKRIRQQLGQNGDRVALKYKSGDAWQGISWTEFGVQLDSLSLALLDHGIEVQDKIGIFANNMPNWTVADLASLQIRAVTVPIYPTNTANQAGYILNNADVRILFVGEQSQFDAAVSVFDQCPKLELIVTMSEGIDLGQYGFACTWQEFVGRPQNPPEAQLQQRLAEANLDDLLTLIYTSGTTGQPKGVMLDYRNVASQLEGHDKRLTLSHNDVSLCFLPLSHVFERAWSFYTLYRGATNCYLQDTMQVREALSDIKPTVMCAVPRFYEKIFSAIHDKVSKAPMTKKLLFTWAVNMGAKMSLCHQEGRAPSFMLRKFHQLADSMVLSKLRALLGGQINFMPCGGAKLDEAIGRFFHAIGINIKLGYGMTETTATVSCWADDCFHPQSIGISMPGAEVKIGTNNEILVRGPMVMRGYYKMPKETAESFDELGFLKTGDAGHIDDEGNVFITDRIKELMKTSGGKYIAPQLVEGTIGKDHFFEQVAIIADTRKFVSALIVPCFDSLEAYAKELNIKYQDRIELIKHHQVVEMLERRVNDLQKELAKFEQVKKFKLLPKAFSMDAGELTPTQKLRRKVINEKYQDEIEEMYRDDVVKK; translated from the coding sequence TGGATCATGGTATTGAGGTTCAGGATAAGATTGGTATTTTTGCTAACAATATGCCTAATTGGACCGTTGCCGATCTCGCCTCTCTTCAAATTCGAGCGGTTACAGTGCCTATTTATCCGACTAATACCGCCAATCAAGCAGGCTATATTCTCAATAATGCTGATGTGCGCATCCTATTTGTTGGAGAGCAATCTCAGTTTGATGCAGCGGTCAGCGTTTTTGACCAGTGTCCTAAATTAGAATTAATAGTGACAATGTCAGAAGGCATCGATCTTGGCCAATATGGCTTTGCTTGTACTTGGCAGGAGTTTGTTGGCCGTCCTCAAAATCCACCCGAGGCACAACTTCAGCAGCGTTTGGCCGAAGCCAATTTGGATGACTTACTTACCCTTATATATACCTCAGGTACGACAGGGCAGCCTAAGGGTGTGATGCTAGATTATCGTAATGTCGCCTCGCAACTCGAAGGTCACGATAAAAGGCTTACACTCAGCCATAATGATGTTTCACTGTGCTTTCTTCCTTTATCTCACGTTTTTGAACGCGCTTGGAGTTTTTATACTCTGTACCGTGGAGCGACCAATTGCTACTTGCAAGATACAATGCAGGTTCGTGAAGCCTTGAGTGATATCAAACCAACGGTTATGTGCGCAGTCCCTCGCTTCTATGAGAAAATATTTTCTGCCATTCATGACAAGGTATCAAAAGCGCCAATGACTAAAAAACTGCTCTTTACTTGGGCTGTAAATATGGGCGCTAAGATGTCCTTGTGTCATCAAGAGGGCAGAGCACCCTCCTTTATGCTGCGAAAGTTTCATCAGCTTGCAGATAGTATGGTGTTGTCTAAATTGCGTGCTTTGCTGGGGGGCCAGATCAATTTTATGCCATGCGGCGGGGCCAAATTAGATGAAGCGATTGGTCGTTTTTTTCATGCAATTGGCATTAATATAAAGCTTGGCTATGGAATGACAGAAACCACCGCCACCGTCTCTTGTTGGGCTGATGATTGTTTCCACCCACAATCAATAGGCATATCCATGCCAGGTGCTGAGGTTAAAATTGGAACCAATAATGAAATTTTGGTTCGTGGGCCAATGGTGATGCGCGGTTATTACAAAATGCCCAAGGAAACGGCAGAGTCATTTGACGAGTTGGGCTTTTTAAAAACGGGCGATGCGGGCCACATAGATGATGAAGGTAATGTGTTTATTACCGATCGTATCAAAGAGCTAATGAAAACATCAGGTGGTAAATATATTGCGCCTCAGCTTGTCGAAGGGACGATCGGCAAGGATCATTTCTTTGAACAAGTGGCCATTATTGCTGATACTCGTAAGTTCGTTTCTGCTCTCATTGTGCCTTGTTTTGATAGCCTTGAAGCGTATGCGAAAGAGCTGAACATTAAGTACCAAGATCGTATCGAATTGATCAAGCATCACCAAGTTGTTGAAATGCTTGAACGTAGGGTAAATGATCTGCAAAAGGAATTAGCAAAATTTGAGCAGGTAAAGAAATTTAAGTTGCTACCTAAAGCGTTTTCAATGGATGCCGGTGAGCTGACTCCGACGCAAAAGCTTCGTCGTAAAGTCATCAACGAGAAATACCAAGATGAGATTGAAGAGATGTACCGTGATGATGTGGTGAAAAAATAA